Proteins encoded together in one Camelina sativa cultivar DH55 chromosome 9, Cs, whole genome shotgun sequence window:
- the LOC109126326 gene encoding pentatricopeptide repeat-containing protein At2g01510, mitochondrial-like, whose product MILGQKVADVLVETAPDIGSYHVLLSNIYAAAGKWDCVDKVRSKMRKLGTKKVAAYSSVEFDGKVHFFNRGDKSHPQSKAIHEKLDEILKRIRNMGYVPETGSVFHDVEMEEKESSLSHHSEKLAIAFGLINGRAGHPIRAYFDRDHYERQEQVSPLQEWCLLLQRVLVTSY is encoded by the exons ATGATATTGGGGCAGAAAGTGGCAGACGTACTTGTAGAAACAGCTCCTGATATTGGTTCATACCACGTACTACTGTCTAATATCTATGCAGCTGCTGGTAAATGGGATTGTGTTGACAAAGTAAGGAGTAAAATGAGGAAGCTGGGCACTAAAAAGGTTGCAGCTTACAGTTCTGTTGAGTTTGACGGAAAAGTCCATTTTTTCAATAGAGGAGACAAATCACATCCGCAATCAAAGGCAATACATGAGAAATTGGATGAAATCTTGAAGAGGATAAGGAACATGGGGTATGTTCCTGAGACGGGTTCGGTGTTTCATGATGTGGAAATGGAGGAAAAAGAATCTTCTCTCAGTCATCACAGTGAGAAACTCGCTATTGCGTTTGGACTCATTAATGGGAGAGCGGGACATCCTATACGG GCTTACTTCGACAGAGATCATTATGAGAGACAAGAACAGGTTTCACCACTTCAGGAATGGTGTTTGCTCTTGCAGAGAGTTCTGGTGACTTCTTATTGA
- the LOC104710080 gene encoding MLP-like protein 328 → MATSGTYVTEVPLKGSAEKHYKRWRSENHLFPDAIGHLIQGVTVHDGEWDSHGAIKIWNYTCDGKAEVFKERREIDDENMAVTFRGLEGHVMEQLKVYDVIFQFIQKSPDDIICKVTMIWEKQNDDMPEPSNYMKFVKSLAADMDDHVLKAV, encoded by the exons ATGGCAACGTCGGGCACATATGTGACGGAGGTTCCGTTGAAAGGATCAGCGGAGAAGCACTACAAGCGGTGGAGGAGTGAGAACCACCTCTTCCCCGACGCCATTGGCCATCTCATCCAAGGTGTCACCGTCCACGACGGCGAATGGGACTCCCATGGAGCCATCAAGATCTGGAACTACACATGCG aTGGGAAAGCGGAGGTGTTCaaggagaggagagagataGACGATGAGAACATGGCGGTAACTTTCAGAGGACTTGAAGGCCATGTGATGGAGCAACTTAAAGTGTATGATGTCATCTTTCAGTTCATTCAAAAGTCGCCTGATGATATCATCTGTAAGGTCACTATGATCTGGGAGAAGCAAAACGATGACATGCCTGAGCCCAGCAACTACATGAAGTTCGTCAAGAGCCTCGCTGCTGACATGGACGATCACGTTCTCAAAGCCGTCTAA
- the LOC104710076 gene encoding phytanoyl-CoA dioxygenase isoform X2, whose product MGITGSLTPDQLEFFHSQGYLVIESFASEDEIRGLRKRMDELLTQFDCSVSSIFSTKNQKNTTDNYFFESAEKISFFFEEKAFGDDGLLKQPKELSINKVGHALHELDPLYKEFTYSSNFSSLVSSLGYRRPVVMQSMYIFKQPGIGGEVVPHQDNSFVYTDPQSCTGLWIALEDTTTVNGCLWAIPGSHKNGLVRRFIRGETGVTFDQPSPSYEQKDFVSIEMKAGSLIAIHGDLIHQSFENLSPKSRHAYSLHVVESDGCKWAKDNWIQRENMPEPLYVLP is encoded by the exons ATGGGAATTACCGGAAGCTTAACTCCAGATCAGCTCGAGTTTTTTCACTCTcaag ggtaTTTGGTAATCGAATCGTTCGCGAGTGAGGATGAGATTAGAGGCTTAAGGAAGAGGATGGATGAGTTGCTCACTCAGTTTGATTGTTCTGTTTCCTCCATTTTCTCCACTAAAAAtcag AAGAATACAACCGATAATTACTTCTTTGAGAGCGCTGAGaaaatctccttcttctttgaaG AAAAAGCTTTTGGTGATGATGGGTTATTGAAGCAACCGAAAGAGCTTTCTATAAACAAAGTTGGCCATG caCTGCATGAGCTTGACCCATTGTATAAGGAATTCACATATTCATCAAATTTTTCAAGTTTGGTATCATCCTTAGGTTACAGGAGACCAGTAGTCATGCAGTCTATGTACATTTTCAAG CAACCTGGAATTGGAGGCGAGGTCGTACCGCACCAAGATAATTCCTTTGTGTACACAGATCCACAGAGTTGTACTGGTCTCTGGATTGCTTTAGAAGATACTACAACAGTTAACGGTTGTCTTTGGGCAATTCCTGGATCTCACAAGA ATGGTCTAGTTAGAAGGTTTATCCGGGGTGAAACTGGTGTAACCTTTGATCAGCCATCCCCATCTTACGAGCAGAAAGATTTTGTGTCTATAGAAATGAAAGCAGGCTCCTTGATTGCCATTCATGGTGATCTAATTCATCAAAG TTTCGAGAATCTATCCCCCAAGTCAAGACATGCCTATAGCTTACATGTAGTAGAATCTGATGGATGTAAATGGGCAAAAGACAACTG GATACAAAGAGAAAACATGCCGGAGCCTCTCTATGTTCTTCCTTGA
- the LOC104710078 gene encoding CLAVATA3/ESR (CLE)-related protein 16-like: METSIGTEQDNRRSRRRRRRRGLTTTSTVFFWGILIFARFGLSSSALSPDQYHHHHQSYPSAPPRKAGPFHETASFRAPKASSVSFMGPRREEENRDDVYKDDKRLVHTGPNPLHN; encoded by the coding sequence ATGGAGACTAGTATAGGAACCGAGCAAGACAacagaagaagtagaagaagacgacgaagaagaggaCTCACAACAACTTCCACAGTGTTCTTTTGGGGAATCTTGATATTTGCTCGTTTTGGTCTGTCTTCCTCAGCTCTATCTCCTGATCaataccatcatcatcaccaatccTACCCTTCAGCACCACCGAGAAAGGCTGGTCCTTTCCATGAAACAGCATCGTTTCGAGCTCCAAAAGCCTCATCAGTGTCGTTCATGGGTCCACGTCGAGAAGAAGAGAACAGGGATGACGTTTATAAAGACGACAAGAGATTAGTTCACACAGGTCCAAATCCTCTTCACAACTGA
- the LOC104710077 gene encoding WUSCHEL-related homeobox 6-like: MGYVSDNNLVNYFPLSTNTTTQPHHLLITHCEINGNDHDDGRSNISVAATTSRWNPTPEQITTLEEVYRSGTRTPTTEQIQKIASKLRKYGRIEGKNVFYWFQNHKARERLKRRRCEEVATDNVREPHQDVEDSSSGGYRVDRTKSCLSFPQTDPQPQHELVPASYNKDDNANNGDHGRTEESERVSEGGKDITWRNLVTSSSVTQEEPGGEVETREIRTLNLFPVLENQEKTSWFEEKKNANASQACCNYCFYYEFLPLKN; the protein is encoded by the exons ATGGGATACGTCTCCGACAACAACCTCGTCAACTATTTCCCCCTCTCTACTAATACTACTACTcaacctcatcatcttcttatcACACACT gcGAGATTAACGGCAACGATCACGACGACGGTAGAAGTAACATTTCTGTGGCGGCGACGACGTCGAGATGGAATCCAACACCCGAGCAGATCACGACGCTAGAAGAGGTTTACAGGAGCGGAACACGGACGCCGACGACAGAACAGATCCAAAAGATAGCATCCAAGCTCCGTAAATATGGCAGAATCGAAGGGAAGAATGTGTTCTATTGGTTTCAGAATCATAAGGCCAGAGAGAGACTAAAACGACGCCGTTGTGAAGAAGTTGCTACTGACAATGTTCGTGAACCACATCAAGACGTCGAGGATTCATCATCAg GTGGTTATCGGGTTGATCGGACAAAGAGCTGCTTATCTTTTCCACAAACAGACCCACAGCCACAG CATGAATTAGTTCCGGCGAGTTACAATAAAGACGACAATGCTAATAATGGAGATCACGGGAGGACAGAAGAATCAGAGAGGGTATCGGAGGGTGGTAAAGACATCACGTGGAGAAATCTTGTTACTTCGTCGTCGGTAACTCAAGAAGAACCAGGAGGAGAAGTTGAAACGAGGGAGATCCGAACTTTAAATCTCTTCCCGGTTCTGGAGAACCAAGAGAAAACCAGCTggtttgaagagaagaagaatgcgAATGCAAGCCAAGCGTGCTGCAACTACTGTTTCTACTACGAGTTCTTGCCTCTGAAGAACTGA
- the LOC104710079 gene encoding pentatricopeptide repeat-containing protein At2g01510, mitochondrial produces MLAKQTPLTKQMLSELLRASSSKPRQLKKIHAIVLRTGFSEKNSLLTQLLENLVLIGDMCYARHLFDEMHKPRIFLWNTLFKGYVKNQIPSESFLLYKKMRDLGVRPDEFTYPFGVKAISQLGFLPCGSSLHAHVVKNGFECLGIVATELVMMYMKFGELSSAGFLFESMQVKDLVAWNAFIAVCVQTGNSAIALEYYLKMCADGVQFDSFTVVSMLSACGQLGSLEVGEEIYDRARREEIDCNIIVENARLDMHLKCGNTEAARVLFDEMKHRNVVSWSTMIVGYAMNGDSGEALALFTMMQSEGLRPNYVTFLGVLSACSHAGLVNEGKRYFSLMVRSNDKNLEPRKEHYACMVDLLGRSGLLEEAYEFIKKMPVEPDTGIWGALLGACAVHRDMILGQKVADVLVETAPDIGSYHVLLSNIYAAAGKWDCVDKVRSKMRKLGTKKVAAYSSVEFDGKVHFFNRGDKSHPQSKAIHEKLDEILKRIRNMGYVPETGSVFHDVEMEEKESSLSHHSEKLAIAFGLINGRAGHPIRVMKNLRTCDDCHVFSKFVSRLTSTEIIMRDKNRFHHFRNGVCSCREFW; encoded by the coding sequence atgctTGCGAAACAAACGccattaacaaaacaaatgcTCTCCGAGCTTCTACGAGCAAGTTCTTCAAAACCCAGGCAGCTTAAGAAGATCCATGCGATTGTACTAAGGACAGGTTTCTCTGAAAAGAACAGCCTCTTAACCCAGCTGTTAGAGAATCTTGTGCTTATCGGTGACATGTGTTACGCACGCCacctgttcgacgaaatgcaCAAGCCGAGGATCTTCCTTTGGAACACTCTTTTTAAAGGGTACGTTAAGAACCAGATCCCTTCTGAAAGTTTCTTACTTTATAAGAAAATGCGTGATCTTGGTGTCCGTCCTGATGAGTTCACTTACCCGTTTGGGGTGAAGGCGATCTCCCAGCTGGGGTTTTTGCCCTGTGGATCTTCCCTTCATGCCCATGTTGTCAAAAATGGTTTTGAGTGTCTTGGGATCGTTGCAACTGAGTTGGTGATGATGTACATGAAGTTTGGTGAGTTGAGCTCAGCGGGGTTCTTGTTTGAGTCAATGCAAGTCAAAGATTTAGTGGCTTGGAATGCGTTTATTGCTGTTTGTGTTCAGACGGGAAACTCTGCTATAGCTCTTGAGTATTACCTCAAGATGTGTGCGGATGGAGTTCAGTTTGATTCTTTTACAGTTGTGAGTATGCTCTCTGCTTGTGGTCAGCTAGGCTCTTTAGAGGTCGGAGAAGAAATTTATGATCGCgcgagaagagaagagattgatTGTAACATAATAGTCGAAAATGCTAGGCTTGATATGCACTTGAAGTGTGGTAACACCGAAGCTGCGAGGGTATTGTTCGACGAAATGAAACATAGGAATGTGGTTTCATGGAGCACGATGATCGTAGGATATGCAATGAATGGAGATAGTGGAGAAGCCTTGGCATTGTTCACTATGATGCAAAGTGAGGGACTCAGACCTAACTATGTGACTTTTCTCGGAGTCCTCTCTGCTTGTAGCCATGCTGGACTAGTGAACGAAGGGAAAAGGTATTTCAGTCTCATGGTTCGATCGAATGATAAGAATCTTGAGCCGAGAAAAGAGCATTATGCATGTATGGTTGATCTCTTGGGACGCTCTGGTCTTCTAGAGGAGGCTTATGAATTTATCAAAAAGATGCCAGTGGAACCAGATACGGGTATCTGGGGAGCTTTGTTGGGTGCTTGTGCGGTTCATCGTGATATGATATTGGGGCAGAAAGTGGCAGACGTACTTGTAGAAACAGCTCCTGATATTGGTTCATACCACGTACTACTGTCTAATATCTATGCAGCTGCTGGTAAATGGGATTGTGTTGACAAAGTAAGGAGTAAAATGAGGAAGCTGGGCACTAAAAAGGTTGCAGCTTACAGTTCTGTTGAGTTTGACGGAAAAGTCCATTTTTTCAATAGAGGAGACAAATCACATCCGCAATCAAAGGCAATACATGAGAAATTGGATGAAATCTTGAAGAGGATAAGGAACATGGGGTATGTTCCTGAGACGGGTTCGGTGTTTCATGATGTGGAAATGGAGGAAAAAGAATCTTCTCTCAGTCATCACAGTGAGAAACTCGCTATTGCGTTTGGACTCATTAATGGGAGAGCGGGACATCCTATACGGGTTATGAAGAACTTGAGAACCTGTGATGATTGCCATGTTTTCTCCAAGTTTGTTTCCAGGCTTACTTCGACAGAGATCATTATGAGAGACAAGAACAGGTTTCACCACTTCAGGAATGGTGTTTGCTCTTGCAGAGAGTTCTGGTGA